In the genome of Tannockella kyphosi, one region contains:
- a CDS encoding type 2 periplasmic-binding domain-containing protein: protein MKKIYIITTLFCSILLLSGCSDDTKQTLVIYAYNPFPDEQISTEQIDAINDYLDSLGKDYEVEYREVVGSYEQLLDVTEYSQEMMDDMLINGTEYYVLKEDYSTTQSVLESQETVHLYQMGYFGFDDIEETNLVDAGLVINLEEILETEQGQVIYDSYPELVWDSIKIDEEIYSIPSLLNYTVTNAMDSYDSEYYYLAFNKEMCDELGLDPSSWDYKIYEHGDELIDALNQLSTDVLYETFSSADFQSIFPYLTPLNGTFDASPFVVDERTGTIELLIDCQEYVAMFEFFDEIREGVTNYPSNSYVAPQESVTPLFEVGVYKTNENSDDYYFIENDSYYLNQLTYRSTAIASSNDNMEDTLDYLYLLSSDETLVSLLLAMYDDGTLGDYGLGNSYLIEEDINNLLTTPYPENFSVESHSEYLETFELSTIFNQTICYDDYLDELLPYLPYHYFLIPGSYESSSGDWIDVDKYNNYMDIDLLYEIRDYLNLCID from the coding sequence ATGAAAAAGATATATATAATCACAACACTATTTTGTAGTATTTTATTATTATCAGGATGTTCTGATGATACCAAACAAACCTTAGTTATCTATGCCTATAATCCTTTTCCAGATGAACAAATAAGCACAGAACAAATAGATGCAATCAATGACTATTTAGATTCTTTAGGAAAAGACTATGAAGTAGAGTATCGTGAGGTAGTGGGAAGTTATGAGCAGTTATTAGATGTAACAGAATACTCACAAGAAATGATGGATGATATGCTTATTAATGGAACGGAGTATTACGTTTTAAAAGAGGATTATTCAACAACACAAAGTGTTTTAGAATCACAAGAAACAGTACACTTATATCAAATGGGTTACTTTGGTTTTGATGATATTGAAGAAACAAATCTAGTTGATGCAGGGTTAGTTATTAATTTAGAAGAAATATTAGAAACAGAACAGGGTCAAGTTATCTATGATAGTTATCCTGAACTTGTATGGGATTCTATTAAAATAGACGAGGAAATATACTCGATACCTTCACTGCTTAATTACACAGTAACAAATGCTATGGATAGCTATGATAGTGAATATTATTATCTTGCATTTAATAAAGAGATGTGTGATGAGTTAGGATTAGATCCCTCTTCTTGGGATTATAAAATATACGAACATGGTGATGAGTTAATAGATGCTTTGAATCAATTAAGTACGGATGTTTTATATGAAACATTCAGTTCAGCTGACTTTCAGTCTATTTTCCCATACCTTACTCCTTTAAATGGGACCTTTGATGCATCTCCTTTTGTAGTAGATGAACGTACAGGAACAATAGAGCTATTAATAGATTGCCAAGAGTATGTAGCGATGTTTGAATTTTTTGATGAAATAAGAGAAGGGGTTACTAATTATCCATCTAATAGTTATGTAGCACCTCAAGAATCAGTAACTCCACTTTTTGAAGTAGGTGTGTATAAAACAAATGAAAATAGTGATGACTACTATTTTATTGAAAATGATAGTTATTATTTGAATCAATTGACTTATCGTTCTACTGCAATAGCTTCTTCTAATGATAATATGGAAGATACGTTAGATTATTTATACTTACTGTCTAGTGATGAAACACTAGTATCTCTCTTACTGGCAATGTATGATGATGGTACTTTAGGTGACTATGGATTAGGTAATAGTTACTTAATAGAAGAGGATATTAATAATCTTTTAACAACACCATATCCAGAGAACTTTAGTGTAGAAAGTCATAGTGAGTATTTAGAAACCTTTGAATTATCAACAATATTTAATCAAACAATTTGTTATGATGATTATCTAGATGAATTACTCCCATATTTACCATATCATTATTTTCTGATACCAGGTTCTTATGAATCTTCAAGTGGTGATTGGATAGATGTTGATAAATATAATAACTATATGGATATTGATTTATTGTATGAAATTAGAGATTATTTAAATCTTTGTATCGACTAA
- a CDS encoding ABC transporter ATP-binding protein, producing the protein MMIEIKNLEFGYKNQPVVLDNITTKILGGNIVGVLGHNGADKTTLFKLLSGLLKPNHGNIMIEGVSPNVNKKNRGILSYMPEHDGLYANLTLMENIRFRGEISHASKDILDDQIMDILKKVKLWDKRNYKVNELSNGMKKRLSLAAACLNNPKILLLDEPTNGVDQESLKAMHEMLLALKSQGSTILISTHDFHTVEKICDDLLILNQGKIVYDGNNLPLHKLEQTYLHLTKGDE; encoded by the coding sequence ATGATGATTGAAATTAAGAATTTAGAATTTGGATATAAGAATCAACCTGTTGTTTTGGATAACATAACAACTAAGATATTAGGGGGTAATATTGTTGGAGTCTTGGGTCATAATGGTGCAGATAAAACTACGTTGTTTAAATTATTATCAGGGTTATTAAAGCCAAATCATGGAAATATAATGATAGAGGGAGTTTCTCCCAATGTAAATAAAAAGAACAGAGGAATACTTTCTTATATGCCAGAGCATGATGGTTTATATGCTAATCTTACTTTGATGGAAAACATACGATTTCGTGGAGAGATATCACATGCATCTAAGGATATTTTAGATGATCAAATTATGGATATATTAAAAAAAGTTAAGTTATGGGATAAAAGAAATTATAAAGTAAATGAATTATCGAATGGTATGAAAAAAAGATTATCTTTAGCTGCTGCTTGTTTAAATAATCCCAAAATCTTGTTATTAGATGAACCTACCAATGGAGTTGACCAAGAAAGCTTAAAGGCAATGCATGAAATGCTTCTTGCTTTAAAATCACAAGGTTCAACCATATTAATTAGTACTCATGATTTTCATACTGTTGAAAAAATATGCGATGATTTACTTATTTTAAATCAAGGTAAAATTGTATATGATGGAAACAATCTTCCTTTACATAAACTTGAACAAACGTACTTACATTTAACTAAAGGAGACGAATAA
- a CDS encoding sensor histidine kinase produces MTIHSIIILCEVILLIRFICLIKRKISIKTIVISLFIFSFLCCCNYNITYFPLFYPQEIIETSSLFILYGFNSLFYFAIFSFFITCFLSYRNDIALGNAICYAFILNSLLLISNGLAFIVTSLFGFLTISNEVILLLSKLILFALIELFGHFFAKQDYKKINIFNIVIFFGCITFLILFDAYFMNNLSAIYFYSLIVCMILFFFLLYRLFISYQLQWKELTNSKLLIQEIELQKQNYQLNNDIINETRRMKHDQKHHLLLLKEYLDKNNLAALKRELDKSLDTFNHLPKLMTNNTSIDSIITMYLSKIEERHIQLHYQNDVTKDIIDKLDLYVLFGNLLDNAIDNCKSEGIKKIFIACSEDDSHYRIEIKNTVIMNKPININKTSKKEGYHGYGISSIECIVKKYNGKIEYHQQGQFFHVCVRFNKEN; encoded by the coding sequence ATGACAATACATTCTATTATTATACTGTGTGAGGTTATTTTACTTATTAGGTTTATTTGTCTAATTAAAAGAAAAATATCTATTAAAACAATTGTTATATCACTATTTATTTTCTCTTTTCTTTGTTGTTGCAATTATAACATTACTTACTTTCCACTTTTTTACCCTCAAGAAATTATAGAAACCTCATCTTTATTTATCTTATATGGTTTTAATTCACTTTTTTACTTTGCCATATTTAGTTTCTTTATTACATGTTTTCTTTCATATCGTAATGATATAGCTTTAGGTAATGCAATTTGTTATGCTTTTATTTTAAATTCTTTATTGCTTATTTCCAACGGATTAGCTTTTATAGTAACTTCTTTATTTGGATTTTTGACTATTTCCAACGAAGTTATTTTATTGCTATCTAAGCTAATTCTATTTGCATTAATAGAATTATTTGGGCATTTTTTTGCAAAACAAGATTATAAAAAAATAAATATTTTTAATATTGTTATATTTTTTGGTTGTATTACTTTTTTGATATTATTTGATGCATATTTCATGAACAACTTATCAGCTATTTACTTTTATTCTTTGATAGTTTGTATGATTTTATTCTTCTTTTTGCTGTATCGCTTGTTCATAAGCTATCAACTACAATGGAAAGAACTAACAAATTCAAAGCTACTTATTCAAGAAATAGAGTTGCAAAAACAAAACTATCAATTAAATAATGATATCATTAACGAAACAAGAAGGATGAAACATGATCAAAAACATCACCTTTTATTACTAAAAGAGTACCTTGATAAGAACAATCTAGCTGCACTAAAAAGAGAGCTAGATAAATCATTGGATACTTTTAATCATCTTCCGAAATTAATGACAAACAATACAAGTATTGATTCCATTATTACAATGTATTTATCAAAAATAGAAGAACGTCATATTCAATTACATTATCAAAATGATGTAACTAAAGATATTATTGATAAACTCGATCTATATGTATTATTTGGTAATCTACTAGACAATGCCATTGATAATTGTAAAAGTGAAGGTATTAAAAAAATCTTTATCGCATGTAGTGAAGATGATAGTCATTATCGTATAGAAATAAAGAATACAGTCATCATGAATAAGCCCATTAATATTAATAAAACATCAAAAAAAGAAGGGTACCATGGATATGGTATCTCCTCAATTGAATGCATAGTAAAAAAATATAATGGCAAAATTGAGTACCATCAACAAGGACAATTCTTTCATGTCTGTGTTCGCTTTAATAAAGAGAATTAA
- a CDS encoding LytR/AlgR family response regulator transcription factor, whose amino-acid sequence MNVIIIEDDKDFSKKLHTDLQVFFGENKCDTVISNVSENFDNAISNLEFDIAFLDIDLILCNGIDLAHKIAKKNTKCLVIFVSSRKDLVFQSLTVQPFYFVRKQSYQDDLRMLFVLLRKHLNRNMIPAFTLRKTKKQIPLHTICYVESKLHNLFIYTEKEVLTESYTLQDFINYSNEFGFVQVHRSYIVNMAMVDRISVGQVMLFNGISIPVGRKYKVNFLEAYERYLLL is encoded by the coding sequence ATGAATGTTATTATAATTGAGGATGATAAGGATTTTTCGAAAAAATTACATACTGATCTACAAGTTTTTTTTGGAGAAAATAAGTGTGATACTGTTATATCTAATGTCTCTGAAAATTTTGATAATGCTATTTCAAATTTAGAGTTTGATATTGCTTTTTTAGATATAGATTTAATACTATGCAACGGTATCGACTTGGCTCATAAGATTGCTAAAAAAAATACAAAATGCTTAGTTATTTTTGTGTCTTCTAGAAAAGACTTGGTCTTTCAGTCTTTAACAGTGCAGCCTTTTTATTTTGTAAGAAAGCAGTCGTATCAAGATGATCTTAGAATGCTATTTGTATTATTAAGGAAACATCTAAATAGAAACATGATTCCAGCATTTACGTTACGTAAGACTAAAAAACAAATACCATTACATACCATTTGTTATGTAGAATCTAAATTGCACAACCTATTTATATATACAGAGAAAGAGGTTTTAACAGAAAGTTACACTTTACAAGATTTTATAAATTACTCGAATGAATTTGGATTTGTTCAAGTACATCGATCGTATATAGTTAATATGGCCATGGTGGATAGAATATCTGTGGGACAAGTTATGCTCTTTAATGGGATTTCAATTCCTGTAGGCAGAAAATATAAGGTTAATTTTTTAGAAGCATATGAAAGGTATTTATTACTATGA
- a CDS encoding relaxase/mobilization nuclease domain-containing protein produces MAITRLITMHQNKGKTVARSIKDRIDYAINSHKTEDGKYVSCYECDPKTAAGEFVLSKRMYEDLTGRKQKNSVLAYQIRHAFKPGEVSPEQANEIGYKLGMSFTKGKYAFVVATHVDKEHIHNHIIFNSVSLDNKKKFRNFFGSAFALRRLSDQLSLEYGLSIIESPKFSRGSYENWAKVFNVKQMANTINFLREHDCFTYEELAQKATQVTNKFYDINASIKQYEKKIEENKTIQNHIFNYSKTRDIFIAYRKSGYSKKFYQEHEKEIILHKSAKDYFNSLETKTIPRINKLREEYSTLVAEKQAKYKEYKELKK; encoded by the coding sequence ATGGCAATAACGAGGCTTATTACAATGCATCAAAACAAAGGAAAAACAGTAGCTAGAAGTATCAAAGATAGAATTGATTATGCTATTAATTCTCATAAAACAGAAGATGGGAAATATGTAAGTTGTTATGAGTGTGATCCTAAAACTGCAGCAGGAGAGTTCGTACTTTCTAAACGAATGTATGAAGATCTAACCGGTAGGAAACAAAAAAACAGTGTACTAGCATATCAAATACGACATGCATTTAAACCAGGAGAAGTATCACCAGAACAAGCGAATGAAATAGGGTATAAACTAGGTATGAGCTTTACAAAAGGAAAGTATGCTTTTGTAGTAGCAACACATGTTGATAAAGAACATATTCATAATCATATAATATTTAATTCTGTTTCATTAGATAATAAAAAGAAGTTTCGTAACTTCTTTGGTAGTGCCTTTGCATTAAGAAGACTATCCGATCAATTAAGTTTAGAATATGGTTTATCAATAATAGAATCACCAAAGTTTTCAAGAGGAAGTTATGAAAACTGGGCTAAAGTATTTAATGTAAAACAAATGGCAAATACGATAAACTTCTTAAGAGAACATGATTGTTTCACTTATGAAGAACTAGCACAAAAAGCAACACAAGTAACAAATAAATTTTATGATATTAATGCATCCATTAAACAGTATGAAAAAAAGATAGAAGAGAATAAAACAATACAAAACCATATCTTCAACTACTCTAAAACAAGAGATATTTTTATCGCATATCGTAAATCAGGATATTCTAAAAAATTCTATCAAGAACATGAAAAAGAAATCATACTACATAAATCAGCTAAAGATTATTTTAATTCTTTAGAAACAAAAACAATTCCTAGAATAAATAAACTACGTGAGGAGTATTCTACATTAGTTGCAGAGAAACAAGCAAAATATAAGGAGTATAAAGAACTAAAAAAGTAA
- a CDS encoding LTA synthase family protein: MVDDVRIIFKNEFNCLKNHKATLVCVVGCLISGLLFIYQNGASSMVGLMGGITIIPTFFGSLCGVQIISDTIVKEKRENTLDIILSSGISEYSIIIGKVLNGLFVAYLVAILMINVLKFGFYFTTNDFNYITFYWYDFINPLVFGYLSLSASIQAYLLLNDEKFAPVIAIVVVSLILYGLIKLLNLIGIYNIGIVIMLGVLLCFITTFLASKILNKT; this comes from the coding sequence ATGGTAGATGATGTTAGGATCATTTTTAAAAATGAATTCAATTGTTTGAAAAATCATAAGGCTACTTTAGTTTGTGTTGTTGGTTGTCTTATTTCAGGATTACTGTTTATCTATCAAAATGGTGCATCAAGTATGGTTGGACTCATGGGAGGGATTACCATAATTCCTACTTTCTTTGGAAGTCTTTGTGGGGTACAAATCATATCAGATACTATTGTAAAAGAAAAAAGAGAAAATACATTAGATATCATACTTTCATCAGGAATTTCGGAATATTCGATTATTATTGGAAAAGTTTTAAATGGCTTGTTTGTAGCTTATCTTGTAGCGATACTCATGATAAATGTTTTGAAGTTTGGGTTTTATTTTACAACGAATGATTTTAATTACATTACTTTCTATTGGTATGATTTTATAAATCCATTAGTTTTTGGATATCTATCATTGAGTGCTTCTATCCAAGCATATCTACTATTAAATGATGAAAAGTTTGCTCCAGTAATAGCCATTGTTGTAGTTAGTTTGATTTTATATGGTTTGATAAAGCTACTTAATCTAATCGGTATTTATAATATAGGTATAGTGATTATGCTAGGTGTGTTATTGTGTTTTATAACCACTTTTTTAGCATCAAAAATACTAAATAAAACTTAA
- a CDS encoding helix-turn-helix domain-containing protein, whose translation MLEGDLNDVWRKIKKLRTNRNNSLTDAANVLSIGISTLSEYENDVTCPTLPRFFSLIEFYHVTENYFYPQGEEIINISNFSIPHKKKIYAIIAAEISENTMNRK comes from the coding sequence ATCTTAGAGGGTGATTTAAATGACGTTTGGAGAAAAATTAAAAAACTTCGCACTAATAGAAATAATAGTTTAACAGATGCAGCAAATGTTTTATCTATTGGAATTTCTACTTTGTCAGAATATGAAAACGATGTTACATGTCCTACTTTACCTAGATTTTTTTCATTGATTGAATTTTATCATGTTACCGAAAATTATTTCTATCCACAAGGTGAAGAAATTATTAACATATCAAATTTCAGTATTCCACACAAGAAAAAGATATACGCAATAATAGCAGCAGAGATATCTGAAAACACGATGAATCGCAAGTAA
- a CDS encoding ABC transporter ATP-binding protein → MELEIRGVSKQYHNKLALCNFSIVMEEGIYALLGPNGAGKSTLMNILAGCLDKTNGEILIDGQDLEKRLFKNIAYMPQHQQLYEDFTGQELMEYFSLLKGMNKKEASKEIERYLKDVGLYEQKDMLIKAYSGGMKQRILFAATLLNNPKILILDEVTAGMDPMQRLQILNILSMFSKDKIILFASHVLSDIEMIATHFIFLKEGKIIVEDTMDGILQNFDKYVYEKEINFQEADFFQKKHLCTRVKKVSNQTCLVRFLSDIPKENYPLKDVELEDVYVSYFFEEIQDVSL, encoded by the coding sequence ATGGAACTAGAGATAAGAGGGGTTAGTAAACAATATCATAATAAATTAGCATTATGTAATTTTTCTATCGTTATGGAAGAAGGTATCTATGCTCTTCTTGGACCTAATGGTGCAGGGAAAAGTACGTTGATGAACATTCTTGCGGGATGTTTGGATAAAACAAATGGAGAAATATTAATAGATGGGCAAGACTTAGAAAAACGACTATTTAAAAATATCGCTTATATGCCTCAACACCAACAACTGTATGAGGATTTTACAGGACAAGAACTAATGGAATATTTTTCGTTGTTAAAAGGAATGAATAAAAAAGAAGCTAGTAAAGAAATAGAGAGATATCTAAAAGATGTCGGTTTATATGAGCAAAAGGATATGCTTATTAAAGCTTATTCTGGAGGAATGAAACAACGTATTTTATTTGCTGCAACTCTTTTAAATAATCCTAAGATACTTATTTTAGACGAAGTAACTGCTGGAATGGATCCAATGCAAAGATTACAAATATTAAATATATTATCTATGTTTTCTAAAGATAAAATTATTTTATTTGCAAGTCATGTATTATCGGACATAGAAATGATTGCAACGCATTTTATTTTTCTAAAAGAAGGAAAAATTATTGTAGAAGATACAATGGATGGTATCTTACAAAATTTTGATAAATATGTTTATGAAAAAGAAATAAATTTTCAAGAAGCAGACTTTTTCCAAAAGAAACATCTTTGTACAAGAGTAAAAAAAGTGAGTAATCAAACATGCTTAGTTCGCTTCTTAAGCGATATACCAAAGGAAAACTATCCTTTAAAAGATGTAGAACTAGAAGATGTTTATGTATCTTATTTCTTTGAGGAAATTCAAGATGTTTCGCTATGA
- a CDS encoding LytR/AlgR family response regulator transcription factor: MRYCVLDNEYEELNQIKKIFNSLQDELKFIEVDYFDNYGDIDIINSNYDALFFDINLNDDINGIIIAKKYKQYHNDVKIVFISNHSDYALDTHQVGLHNFIQKANINIDLPLAIRDIYSYQKKNSILTKSKKRNIEVLFDNIIFIESYYRTTQFVLVDNNTIYDNRHINELIQLLPNNFFKLKINCIINLDKLIKIEGNIMYMKGDHELELPRGKKKEILYKISNYFDGNKK, encoded by the coding sequence ATGAGATACTGCGTATTGGATAATGAGTACGAAGAACTAAATCAAATTAAAAAAATATTTAATTCATTACAAGATGAATTAAAGTTTATCGAAGTTGATTACTTTGATAATTATGGTGACATTGATATTATAAATAGTAATTATGATGCCCTGTTTTTCGATATCAACCTTAATGATGATATTAATGGTATTATAATTGCGAAGAAATATAAGCAATATCATAATGATGTTAAAATTGTTTTTATTTCAAATCATAGTGATTATGCATTAGATACACATCAAGTTGGGTTACATAATTTTATTCAAAAAGCAAATATCAATATCGACTTGCCTCTAGCAATTCGTGATATTTATTCTTATCAAAAAAAGAATTCAATTCTAACAAAATCAAAAAAACGAAATATTGAAGTATTATTTGATAATATTATATTTATTGAATCCTATTACCGAACTACCCAGTTTGTTTTAGTTGATAATAATACGATATATGATAACCGTCATATCAATGAATTAATACAATTGTTACCTAATAATTTTTTCAAATTAAAAATAAACTGTATTATTAACTTAGATAAGTTAATTAAAATAGAAGGAAATATCATGTATATGAAAGGTGATCATGAACTTGAGTTACCAAGAGGAAAGAAAAAAGAAATCCTTTATAAAATCAGTAATTATTTCGATGGGAATAAAAAATAA